The Psychrobacter sp. P11G3 genomic interval TGTGACGACTATCGAATGTTCACTAATAAATTTTCACTAATAAAAACCAGTGAACATTCTAATTAGACGCTTTCGATCGTGCCAGCAGGCAATACTGAAATAACAGAAGCACGTTGTACTTTCACGTCAGTATTGTTGTTTAGGCTAACAACGGCATAATCGCCTTCGATTGCTTTGATACGGCCCATTAAACCACCAGCGAAAATGATTTCACTACCAACGGTCAATGCGTTAACCATGGCACGGTGTTCTTTGGTACGCTTAGACTGCGGGCGAATGACCAAGAAGTAAAAAATCGCAAAAAACGCAACAGGCAGTAAAATCTGACCGAATAGACCTGCAGCACCTGCAGTCTCTGGCGCAGCATGGGCAGCTTGAATAAATAAGCTCATAATATCTCTCAGTAAGTCATAGACAATAATAAAATTAGACGCATAGTAACAAAAAATCCCAGACTTGGTAACTGTTAATCATAGGCTGAGCGTGTTTTTCTTAGCGTAAGGCATACTATCAGCCAACGGATAGGACAACAATGTTTTTACTATATTCAGATAACCCATATAAAGCCTCAGCTTAAATAGCTGTCATGAATTGGCTAGTAAAGATGTCGTCATACAACCGTTAATAATAGGGCAATAAAAGTCGTCAAAAAACAAAAACTTAAAAATGGTGACTTATTGTGAAATGGTATCATCAATGCTACTATCAAATGGCAATGATTGCCTGTATTTAGTATGCTATATATTGAACCAGATTACGGCTTATTGAAGCATAGTATGACTTTGAAATAGCGATTAAATCAGCTAAATCAGCTTTGAGTAACTATTTATACGATAGATAGATATCTTTTATTATTTTGTTAAAGATAATCTGAAAATCAATATAAATTGCTCATGACATTATCTTCCTTTTACTCTTTTTAGGTTACCTAACTTGTTCACCACTTTTATGTTTGTACCTCGTTTATGTCGTCCGCGCGCTCATCGTAAAGACGCATCTGCAGAACCTCCCCCGAGAATGACGACTAGTTCTCGATTTGGTTATACTTCTTTTTCGGCACTATCTGTATTAGCAATCTTTATGCTACCGCAGGCAGTGTGGGCAGCTGGTGCTGTATCAACATCTAGCGAGGCGGCGGCACCAACCGCGCTTAGCGTTTCTTTATTGATATTTTTTGTCTTACTCGCCATTGGTATCTCTTTCGTCTGTTCATTAGCAGAGTCTGTTTTGCTAAGCATGACGCCATCGTTTATTGCGGATGTGCAAGAAACCAGTCCTAAAAAAGCAGACATGCTTAGAAGCCTGAAAGTGGACAATATCGACCAGTCACTAGCTGCTATTCTAACGTTAAATACGGTTGCCCATACACTCGGCTCTATCGGGGCGGGTGCACAGGCTACGATCGTCTTTGGTAGTGCGTGGTTTGGTCTGTTTTCGGCCCTCATGACGCTTGCTATCTTATTCTTGTCTGAGATTATCCCAAAAACACTGGGTACAGTTTACTGGCGTCAACTAAGCAGTCTGGTTGCTTATTTCGTTCGTGGCATCATCATGCTGCTATACCCGTTAATCTGGTTCTCAGAGCGTCTGACGAAATTATTAGTACGCGGTAAAGAGCCGCAAACCTTTAGTCGCCGCGAGTTTGCTGCTCTTGCTAGTATCG includes:
- the yajC gene encoding preprotein translocase subunit YajC — encoded protein: MSLFIQAAHAAPETAGAAGLFGQILLPVAFFAIFYFLVIRPQSKRTKEHRAMVNALTVGSEIIFAGGLMGRIKAIEGDYAVVSLNNNTDVKVQRASVISVLPAGTIESV
- a CDS encoding CNNM domain-containing protein: MFVPRLCRPRAHRKDASAEPPPRMTTSSRFGYTSFSALSVLAIFMLPQAVWAAGAVSTSSEAAAPTALSVSLLIFFVLLAIGISFVCSLAESVLLSMTPSFIADVQETSPKKADMLRSLKVDNIDQSLAAILTLNTVAHTLGSIGAGAQATIVFGSAWFGLFSALMTLAILFLSEIIPKTLGTVYWRQLSSLVAYFVRGIIMLLYPLIWFSERLTKLLVRGKEPQTFSRREFAALASIGEESGQIDPLESRIIRNLLAFGAIKVEDIMTPRSVMLAFEENKTVAELLVDRPKLTFSRLPIYDGDLDNITGFVLKTDMLLAKVNHAMHKPLTQFQRDITFVFSKMKLFDLLELMLKNRIHIAITVGEYGEVKGLVTLEDVFETLLGLEIVDEIDRVEDMQALARQMMDRRVERLGMKLSDDEQYEDSNNEPKS